In Trifolium pratense cultivar HEN17-A07 linkage group LG7, ARS_RC_1.1, whole genome shotgun sequence, a genomic segment contains:
- the LOC123896169 gene encoding 26S proteasome non-ATPase regulatory subunit 12 homolog A-like isoform X5: MASENLDAKIEQLLNVEKQMWLAGEIAGTRKAAIDILQLCFEAEAWKTLNDQIVVLSKRRGQLKQAVTAMVQQAVTAMVQQAMEYIDKTPDIETRIELIKTLISVSAGKIYVEIERARLVKKLAKIKEEQGLIAEAADLMQEIAVETFGAMAKTEKIAFILEQVRLCLDRQDYVRAQILSRKISPRVFDIDASKEKKKPKEGDNMVEEAPADIPSLLELKRIYYELMIRYYSHNNDYLEICRCYKAIYEIPYVKENPAEFIPILKKISWCLVLAPHDPLQSSLLNSTLEDKNLFEIPNFKLLLKQLVTMEVIQWTALWETYKTEFENEIVSGKFLSEKVAEDLKQRIIEHNILVVSKYYARITLTRLSQLLCLSLEEAEKHLSDMVVIKALVAMIDRPMGIVCFQTSKYSNDILNSWAANLEKLLDLVEKSCHQIHKGTMVHKAALKV, from the exons ATG GCGTCAGAGAATTTAGATGCAAAGATAGAGCAATTGCTGAACGTAGAGAAGCAGATGTGGCTCGCCGGTGAAATCGCCGGCACCAGAAAAGCTGCAATTGACATTTTGCAACTCTGCTTTGAAGCCGAAGCTTGGAAAACTCTAAACGATCAGATTGTCGTTTTATCTAAACGACGCGGTCAGCTTAAGCAG GCTGTAACCGCTATGGTCCAGCAGGCTGTAACCGCTATGGTCCAGCAGGCTATGGAATATATTGATAAGACACCGGATATTGAAACTCGTATTGAACTTATCAAAACACTGATCAGTGTATCTGCAGGGAAG ATATACGTTGAGATTGAGAGAGCACGATTGGTCAAGAAACTTGCCAAGATTAAGGAAGAACAGGGGCTTATTGCTGAGGCTGCTGATCTGATGCAAGAAATTGCG GTGGAAACTTTTGGTGCCATGGCTAAAACTGAGAAGATTGCATTCATTCTGGAACAA GTTCGGTTGTGCTTAGACCGTCAGGATTATGTCCGTGCACAAATACTCTCAAGAAAGATAAGTCCAAGAGTATTCGACATAGATGCATCTAAGGAAAAGAAAAAGCCCAAAGAAGGCGATAACATGGTTGAAGAGGCTCCTGCTGATATTCCGTCTCTACTGGAGTTGAAAAGGATTTATTACGAACTCATGATTAG GTATTATTCCCACAACAATGATTATCTTGAAATTTGCCGTTGCTATAAAGCGATATATGAGATTCCATATGTTAAAGAAAACCCTGCTGAGTTTATTCCT ATCCTGAAGAAAATATCTTGGTGCTTGGTTCTTGCTCCTCATGATCCACTGCAATCAAGTCTTCTGAATTCAACCTTAGAGGATAAGAATCTATTTGAGATTCCAAACTTCAA GCTTCTCTTAAAGCAACTGGTCACCATGGAAGTCATCCAATGGACTGCTCTTTGGGAGACATATAAGACCGAGTTTGAGAACGAGATTGTATCTGGAAAGTTTTTAAGTGAAAAAGTCGCAGAAGATCTAAAACAGAGAATTATTGAACAT AATATTCTTGTTGTGTCAAAATACTACGCAAGAATTACTTTGACGAGACTTTCCCAGCTTTTGTGTCTCAGCCTAGAG GAAGCTGAGAAGCATCTGTCTGATATGGTTGTGATAAAGGCTCTGGTGGCCATGATTGATAGACCTATGGGAATAGTTTGTTTCCAAACATCGAAGTACAGCAACGATATTCTTAATTCATGGGCAGCAAACTTAGAGAAGCTGCTCGATCTTGTTGAGAAGAGCTGTCATCAAATACACAAGGGAACCATGGTCCATAAAGCAGCTTTGAAGGTTTAA
- the LOC123896169 gene encoding 26S proteasome non-ATPase regulatory subunit 12 homolog A-like isoform X2: MASENLDAKIEQLLNVEKQMWLAGEIAGTRKAAIDILQLCFEAEAWKTLNDQIVVLSKRRGQLKQAVTAMVQQAVTAMVQQAVTAMVQQAMEYIDKTPDIETRIELIKTLISVSAGKIYVEIERARLVKKLAKIKEEQGLIAEAADLMQEIAVETFGAMAKTEKIAFILEQVRLCLDRQDYVRAQILSRKISPRVFDIDASKEKKKPKEGDNMVEEAPADIPSLLELKRIYYELMIRYYSHNNDYLEICRCYKAIYEIPYVKENPAEFIPILKKISWCLVLAPHDPLQSSLLNSTLEDKNLFEIPNFKLLLKQLVTMEVIQWTALWETYKTEFENEIVSGKFLSEKVAEDLKQRIIEHNILVVSKYYARITLTRLSQLLCLSLEEAEKHLSDMVVIKALVAMIDRPMGIVCFQTSKYSNDILNSWAANLEKLLDLVEKSCHQIHKGTMVHKAALKV; encoded by the exons ATG GCGTCAGAGAATTTAGATGCAAAGATAGAGCAATTGCTGAACGTAGAGAAGCAGATGTGGCTCGCCGGTGAAATCGCCGGCACCAGAAAAGCTGCAATTGACATTTTGCAACTCTGCTTTGAAGCCGAAGCTTGGAAAACTCTAAACGATCAGATTGTCGTTTTATCTAAACGACGCGGTCAGCTTAAGCAG GCTGTAACCGCTATGGTCCAGCAGGCTGTAACCGCTATGGTCCAGCAGGCTGTAACCGCTATGGTCCAGCAGGCTATGGAATATATTGATAAGACACCGGATATTGAAACTCGTATTGAACTTATCAAAACACTGATCAGTGTATCTGCAGGGAAG ATATACGTTGAGATTGAGAGAGCACGATTGGTCAAGAAACTTGCCAAGATTAAGGAAGAACAGGGGCTTATTGCTGAGGCTGCTGATCTGATGCAAGAAATTGCG GTGGAAACTTTTGGTGCCATGGCTAAAACTGAGAAGATTGCATTCATTCTGGAACAA GTTCGGTTGTGCTTAGACCGTCAGGATTATGTCCGTGCACAAATACTCTCAAGAAAGATAAGTCCAAGAGTATTCGACATAGATGCATCTAAGGAAAAGAAAAAGCCCAAAGAAGGCGATAACATGGTTGAAGAGGCTCCTGCTGATATTCCGTCTCTACTGGAGTTGAAAAGGATTTATTACGAACTCATGATTAG GTATTATTCCCACAACAATGATTATCTTGAAATTTGCCGTTGCTATAAAGCGATATATGAGATTCCATATGTTAAAGAAAACCCTGCTGAGTTTATTCCT ATCCTGAAGAAAATATCTTGGTGCTTGGTTCTTGCTCCTCATGATCCACTGCAATCAAGTCTTCTGAATTCAACCTTAGAGGATAAGAATCTATTTGAGATTCCAAACTTCAA GCTTCTCTTAAAGCAACTGGTCACCATGGAAGTCATCCAATGGACTGCTCTTTGGGAGACATATAAGACCGAGTTTGAGAACGAGATTGTATCTGGAAAGTTTTTAAGTGAAAAAGTCGCAGAAGATCTAAAACAGAGAATTATTGAACAT AATATTCTTGTTGTGTCAAAATACTACGCAAGAATTACTTTGACGAGACTTTCCCAGCTTTTGTGTCTCAGCCTAGAG GAAGCTGAGAAGCATCTGTCTGATATGGTTGTGATAAAGGCTCTGGTGGCCATGATTGATAGACCTATGGGAATAGTTTGTTTCCAAACATCGAAGTACAGCAACGATATTCTTAATTCATGGGCAGCAAACTTAGAGAAGCTGCTCGATCTTGTTGAGAAGAGCTGTCATCAAATACACAAGGGAACCATGGTCCATAAAGCAGCTTTGAAGGTTTAA
- the LOC123899702 gene encoding tonoplast dicarboxylate transporter-like, with product MNKCPTLHNHHYFFASIFLSSNMAGENNTLKAPLLPLHEPPIQETPNNNNNFIAIKPILNLKNFYIILGPLLSIIICLLVKLDAPMTSTKMVGVIAWVFTWWITEAVPLPVTSMCPLFLFPLFGIASADTVAHSYMDDVITLVLGSFILALAVERYNVHRRLALNVTLVFCGNPLNPSMLLLGLCATTFFVSMWLHNTAAAVMMMPVATGILHRLPPADEQSELMNKFSRAVILTVVYATPIGGISTLTGTGVNLIIIGLWKSLVPNAKPISFSNWFLFGFPVAVLLLLCFWCMLCLIYVRKDSSRVLSDYLDRAHLKRDLEALGPMSFAEKMVLCVFGLLIILWMTRSISDDLPGWGVLFHGLVGDGSISVLAAVLLFIIPNMKQDGEKLMSWNECKKLPWNLILLLGAGFALADGVQSSGLAEVMSKALEFLKDVPYLAIVPAVTLLCSIITEFITSNDATATLLVPLLYNIAKTINVHPLLLMIPGGIATEFAFWLPTSTPSNVVGFATGHIEIKDMLKVGVPLKVAGILVLSLLMPTLGSIVYGTNGGTQ from the exons ATGAATAAATGCCCCACACTTCATAACCACCATTATTTTTTTGCTTCAATTTTTCTCTCATCCAACATGGCCGGAGAAAACAACACTCTCAAGGCACCACTTCTACCTCTTCATGAACCACCAATCCAAGAAAcacccaacaacaacaacaatttcaTTGCAATAAAACCAATATTAAACCTTAAAaacttttatataattttaggACCTTTATTGTCAATTATTATATGTCTTCTAGTGAAACTAGATGCTCCTATGACAAGCACAAAAATGGTTGGTGTGATTGCTTGGGTTTTCACATGGTGGATAACTGAGGCTGTTCCACTTCCTGTTACTTCTATGTGTCCTCTGTTTTTGTTTCCTCTGTTTGGAATTGCTTCAGCTGATACTGTTGCTCATTCTTATATGGATGATGTTATTACTCTTGTTTTGGGAAGTTTCATTCTTGCTCTTGCTGTTGAACGATACAATGTTCATAGAAGATTGGCTTTGAAT GTAACTTTGGTGTTTTGTGGCAATCCACTAAATCCATCAATGCTACTATTAGGCCTATGCGCAACCACATTTTTCGTGAGCATGTGGTTACACAACACCGCAGCAGCGGTAATGATGATGCCGGTAGCAACCGGAATCCTACACCGCCTACCACCAGCAGATGAGCAATCAGAACTAATGAACAAATTCAGTAGAGCAGTGATTCTAACTGTGGTCTATGCTACACCAATTGGAGGCATAAGCACTCTAACAGGAACAGGTGTAAACTTAATAATAATTGGATTGTGGAAAAGTCTTGTTCCTAATGCAAAACCAATAAGCTTCAGCAATTGGTTTTTATTTGGGTTTCCTGTGGCTGTTTTGTTGCTTCTATGCTTTTGGTGTATGCTATGTTTGATTTATGTTCGAAAGGATTCAAGTAGGGTTTTGTCTGATTATTTGGATAGAGCTCACTTGAAGAGGGATCTTGAAGCTCTTG GTCCCATGTCTTTTGCTGAAAAGATGGTGTTATGTGTATTTGGG tTGTTGATAATACTATGGATGACAAGAAGTATCTCAGATGACTTACCAGGTTGGGGAGTTTTGTTCCATGGCCTTGTTGGTGATGGTAGTATCAGT GTTTTGGCAGCTGTATTATTGTTCATAATCCCAAACATGAAGCAAGATGGTGAAAAGCTGATGAGTTGGAATGAATGCAAAAAGTTACCATGGAACCTAATTTTGCTACTAGGAGCTGGATTTGCCTTAGCTGATGGAGTACAATCTAGTGGTCTAGCAGAAGTAATGTCAAAAGCATTAGAATTCTTAAAAGATGTTCCATACTTAGCAATTGTTCCTGCTGTTACTTTACTATGTAGCATAATCACTGAATTCATTACTTCCAATGATGCCACAGCCACACTTCTAGTACCACTTTTGTATAACATAGCCAAAACTATTAATGTGCATCCACTTCTTCTTATGATCCCTGGTGGTATAGCTACTGAATTTGCATTTTGGCTTCCAACTTCAACACCTTCAAATGTTGTTGGATTTGCTACTggacatattgaaattaaagacATGCTTAAAGTTGGTGTGCCACTTAAGGTTGCTGGAATTTTGGTTCTGTCTCTTCTCATGCCAACACTTG GATCTATTGTTTATGGTACAAATGGTGGTACACAATAG
- the LOC123898287 gene encoding F-box protein CPR1-like, whose protein sequence is MANIPPELFTDILSLLPTQSLLRFRSTSKSLRSLIDSINFINLHLKNSFNFNFSLILRHNSDLYQIDFPNLTTSVQLNHPLMCYSNRITLFGSCNGILCISNIADDIAFWNPNIRKYRIIPYLQLPPRSESDTTLFAARVHGFGFDSVTGDYKLVRISYFVDLQHRTFDSQVRIFSSKLNSWKILPSMPYALCCARTMGVYVENSLHWIVTRKLEPFQPDLIVAFDLTHEIFNEVDLPELGVVNTNNEIDGFDAENASFEIDVAVLGGCLCMIVNYQATKVDVWLMRKYGCRDSWCKLLTLVESCLILPVKSLRPLCYSSDRKMVLLEVDRKKLFWYDFKSGNVSYVKGIPSLNEAMVCVGSLVPPSLPFDNYRKENQLKLRCESISKRRDDFLSQGFKLTL, encoded by the exons ATGGCAAACATTCCACCGGAGTTATTCACCGACATACTCTCCCTCTTACCGACGCAATCCCTTCTCCGATTCCGATCAACTTCAAAATCACTTCGTTCCTTAATCGATAGCATCAACTTCATCAACCTTCATCTCAAAAactctttcaatttcaatttcagctTAATCCTCCGTCACAATTCCGATCTCTACCAAATCGATTTCCCTAACCTAACCACCTCCGTTCAACTTAACCACCCTCTCATGTGTTACAGTAACCGTATAACTCTCTTCGGTTCATGTAACGGTATTCTCTGCATCTCTAACATCGCCGATGATATCGCTTTCTGGAACCCTAACATCCGTAAATATCGGATTATTCCTTATCTTCAACTTCCTCCTCGTTCTGAATCCGATACTACTCTCTTCGCTGCTCGTGTTCATGGATTCGGTTTCGATTCGGTCACCGGAGATTATAAACTCGTTAGAATCTCTTATTTTGTTGATCTACAACACCGTACTTTTGATTCTCAAGTGAGAATTTTCAGCTCGAAATTGAATTCATGGAAAATTCTTCCGAGTATGCCTTATGCTCTTTGTTGTGCTAGAACTATGGGTGTTTATGTTGAGAATTCTCTTCATTGGATTGTTACTCGGAAACTCGAACCATTTCAACCGGATTTAATTGTTGCTTTTGATTTAACACATGAGATTTTCAATGAGGTTGATCTTCCTGAACTAGGAGTAGTTAATACTAACAATGAAATTGATGGTTTTGACGCTGAGAATGCGAGTTTTGAAATCGATGTTGCGGTTTTGGGTGGATGTTTATGTATGATTGTGAATTATCAAGCTACTAAAGTTGATGTTTGGTTGATGAGAAAATATGGGTGTAGAGATAGTTGGTGTAAATTGTTAACTTTGGTGGAATCATGTTTGATTTTACCTGTGAAATCTTTGAGGCCTTTATGTTATTCTAGTGATCGAAAAATGGTTCTATTGGAAGTCGATCGTAAGAAGCTGTTTTGGTATGATTTTAAGAGTGGAAATGTTAGTTATGTTAAAGGAATTCCTAGTTTGAATGAAGCTATGGTTTGTGTTGGAAGCCTTGTACCACCTTCTTTACCTTTTGATAATTATAGGAAGGAGAATCAGCTCAAGTTGAGATGCGAAAGTATAAGCAAGAGAAG GGATGACTTCTTGTCCCAAGGATTTAAATTGACATTGTAA